The sequence ACATGTGTAGTGACTCTATCGTCTCTTACAAGACGTTGTCCAATTCTTAAAACTTCAATTACCAAATGTTTCTTTTGCTCCTTCAAATGAATTTTTATTGAAATTGTATGAATTTTGACTCATAGTGATATTCTTGATTAATTTTTTCAATTCATTAACATTTTTGCCTGTTTTTGCAGAAACTGAAATCACTTTTTTATTTTCAGCTAAATTTAGAATATTGATTTTTCGGTCTATCTCATCCTGTTTTAATAAATCATCTTTATTTAACACATAAATTATTTTATCTTGTTCAACCCCTAACTCACTTAAAGTTCTCATGCAACTGGAAAATTTCTTTTTCAATTCAAATACAGAATCACTAATATCAATTACTAATAGAATGATGTCTGTGTATGTTAGTTCTTCTAAAGTTGATTTGAATGCATCAATCATATATGCAGGCAATTTACTGATAAATCCAACTGTATCTGCAATTAAGAATGGTTCTTGATTGATAGTTAATCTTCGTGTAGTTGTTGTAAGTGTTGTAAACAGTTCTTTGCTTTGTGCTCTTGATTCACCTGTTACTTTGTTAAACAAGGTTGTTTTTCCTGCAGATGTATATCCTGCAAGTGAAATAGTCTTGAATCCAAGTCTTTTTCGTCCTTGTCTATGAAGTTCTCTTTGTTTTCCTGCTTTTTCAAGTTTAGATCTTAATGTTTGCATTCTGTGTTTAATATCGTTATAATAGACATCCACCTCAAATTTTCCAATGCCCATAAACCCTGGTTGCTCACCCATATTTGCAAGACGAACTTTTTCTTTTGCTCTGGCCATCTCATATCTCAACTGAGCTAATTTGACTTGCAACTTTGATTCTGCACTTGATGCCCTGCTTTCAAAGATTTCAAGAATTAATCCTTCTCTATCTAAAATTTCACGATGTAAGGCTGAAGCTAAATTATAATTTTGACTTGGTTTCAAAATTTCATCAAATATTATTACCTCTGGCCTAAGCTTATCTGCTATCTCTTCTAATCTTTCTAAAACTCCTCCACTAATTCCGTATTTTGGTTTTTGAAGATAATCTTGCTGGATAATGTGAACTACTTCATACCCTGCTGCATCACAGAGTCCTTTGGCCTCGTTAATCGAATCTTCCTGGTCATATGTGATTAAAATTGCAGATTTCATTATATTTCATTCTTAGTCAATTTTTAATTATTATTCCGTTTTTTTCAGTACTTTTTCAATATTCATATTCAAAACAATTTCTGCTATGTCGCTAGCATACTCTGAAACTCTTCTAATATTTTCAGACATTCTTCTTACTCTATAAAACTCCTCATCATCTTTTAATGATTTTGATGCATCTCTGACTTTTTTCTCATATTTGCTAATTTCATTTGTTTTCTCAATGGTTTTTTCTGCTTGAACATAATCTTCTTTGAATAAAGCCAAACATGCATCATCTAACACTGATAAACAAAATTCATTCATATCTTGAAGCTTATCTAAAATCTCTTTCTTAACTGGTTTTTTAAATTCTAAAAGATCAGATGCAATAAATGATGCATGATCTCCTGCTCTTTCAATATTTTTTACAACCAACCTGTACCCAAGGCAATTTCTGGCATTTCTAAAACCCATCTCTT comes from Nitrosopumilus sp. and encodes:
- the hflX gene encoding GTPase HflX — translated: MKSAILITYDQEDSINEAKGLCDAAGYEVVHIIQQDYLQKPKYGISGGVLERLEEIADKLRPEVIIFDEILKPSQNYNLASALHREILDREGLILEIFESRASSAESKLQVKLAQLRYEMARAKEKVRLANMGEQPGFMGIGKFEVDVYYNDIKHRMQTLRSKLEKAGKQRELHRQGRKRLGFKTISLAGYTSAGKTTLFNKVTGESRAQSKELFTTLTTTTRRLTINQEPFLIADTVGFISKLPAYMIDAFKSTLEELTYTDIILLVIDISDSVFELKKKFSSCMRTLSELGVEQDKIIYVLNKDDLLKQDEIDRKINILNLAENKKVISVSAKTGKNVNELKKLIKNITMSQNSYNFNKNSFEGAKETFGN